The following are encoded in a window of Lactobacillus acidophilus genomic DNA:
- a CDS encoding TIGR01457 family HAD-type hydrolase, which produces MKDYRLFLIDLDGTVYRGKNTVESGVRFVHRLIEQKRDYLFLTNNTTRTPQMIVDKLKGHGIDTDIKHVYTPSMATASYILNQNKNCQTKIGLYIIGQIGLWSELLKHPEFELNEENPDYVIVGMDTDLTYHKVRVASRAIRRGATFIGTNADMNLPAEDELIPGNGSQCAFVAAASGVEPLYIGKPESIIVNMALEKMGYSKRDALIVGDNYDTDIKAGFNSDVDQLLTLTGITQKEDLQNKRQPTVLVNSLDEFEL; this is translated from the coding sequence GTGAAGGATTACCGCTTATTTTTAATTGACTTGGATGGAACAGTATATCGGGGGAAAAATACTGTTGAATCAGGAGTAAGATTTGTTCATCGTTTGATCGAACAAAAAAGAGATTATCTATTTTTAACTAATAATACTACTAGAACTCCCCAAATGATTGTAGATAAGTTAAAGGGGCACGGTATAGATACTGATATAAAGCATGTTTATACTCCAAGCATGGCAACCGCTAGCTATATTTTGAATCAAAATAAAAACTGCCAAACCAAAATTGGCCTATATATTATTGGGCAAATTGGTTTATGGAGTGAACTTTTGAAGCATCCGGAATTCGAGTTAAATGAAGAAAATCCTGACTATGTTATTGTGGGGATGGATACGGATCTCACATATCACAAGGTCCGTGTAGCTTCGCGTGCAATTAGACGTGGTGCCACTTTTATTGGAACAAATGCGGATATGAATTTGCCAGCCGAAGATGAATTAATTCCAGGTAATGGCTCTCAGTGTGCATTTGTTGCAGCAGCAAGTGGTGTAGAGCCTTTGTATATTGGAAAGCCAGAGTCGATTATTGTTAATATGGCGCTTGAGAAGATGGGATATTCTAAAAGGGATGCGCTTATTGTAGGTGATAATTATGATACAGATATTAAAGCTGGCTTTAATAGTGATGTAGATCAATTGCTTACTTTGACTGGAATTACTCAAAAAGAAGATCTTCAGAATAAACGTCAACCTACTGTTTTAGTTAATAGTTTGGATGAATTTGAATTATGA
- a CDS encoding bifunctional metallophosphatase/5'-nucleotidase, translated as METLRILHTNDLHSHFEHFPKIGRYLKKAQADNSVDEVYTFDAGDFMDRSHPLTDATEGQANIKLMNGFKYTAVTIGNNEGISNPHWVLEHLFDHADFPTVLANLREEDESMPNWAIGHKILTTKKNTRIALIGLTAAYPMTYGPNHWHVKMLGSTMDKELAKINGQYDMLILITHIGLKMDRWLAKNYPQIDLIVGGHSHDLIVQGEKVDHTWITQTGKWGNYVGDIHVELEDHHVTKIVPNTVATASMPEEPEDESVIKGYYEKGKQLLSERKVAKLPEKFADDKIAAVQVSLDAIADFAKTDLAILSSGLFLTPFKSGILTQFDLQNALPHPMHVVRSTLKGSDLWRLVMEIEKNRHYLDHFPLQGMSFRGKIFGQMYYKGIKVDMRKRIVYVNGQEINPDSEYRIACLDHYVLVPFFPTLAIVGENEFLFPQFLREVVGDYLAKKYPLPARSEIND; from the coding sequence ATGGAAACATTGCGAATTTTACATACAAATGATCTTCATTCACATTTTGAACATTTTCCTAAAATTGGACGATATTTAAAAAAGGCCCAAGCCGATAACTCGGTTGATGAAGTTTATACCTTTGATGCAGGTGATTTCATGGATCGCTCACATCCATTAACTGATGCTACCGAAGGGCAAGCAAATATTAAATTGATGAATGGATTTAAGTATACTGCGGTTACGATTGGTAATAACGAAGGTATTTCTAATCCTCATTGGGTACTTGAGCATTTATTTGATCATGCAGATTTTCCAACTGTTTTGGCAAATTTGCGTGAAGAAGATGAATCAATGCCTAATTGGGCAATTGGACATAAAATTTTAACTACAAAAAAGAATACACGAATAGCTTTAATTGGCTTAACCGCTGCCTATCCAATGACTTATGGTCCTAATCATTGGCATGTCAAAATGCTAGGAAGCACAATGGATAAGGAACTGGCTAAGATTAACGGTCAATATGACATGTTGATTTTGATTACACATATTGGACTTAAGATGGATCGCTGGCTTGCTAAAAATTATCCACAAATTGATCTAATTGTTGGTGGTCATAGTCACGATTTGATAGTACAGGGTGAAAAAGTTGATCACACTTGGATCACCCAAACGGGAAAATGGGGAAACTACGTAGGTGATATTCATGTAGAGTTAGAAGATCATCATGTGACTAAAATTGTACCTAATACTGTTGCAACTGCTTCAATGCCAGAAGAGCCGGAAGATGAGTCTGTTATTAAGGGCTATTATGAAAAAGGAAAGCAGCTTTTATCAGAACGTAAAGTAGCAAAACTCCCTGAAAAATTTGCTGATGATAAAATTGCGGCAGTACAAGTATCGCTTGATGCAATTGCGGATTTTGCTAAAACGGATTTAGCTATTTTGAGTTCAGGCTTATTTTTAACACCATTTAAAAGTGGTATTTTGACACAATTTGATTTGCAAAATGCATTACCACACCCAATGCATGTGGTTCGTTCAACTCTTAAAGGTAGTGATTTATGGCGTTTAGTAATGGAAATTGAAAAAAATCGCCATTATTTGGATCATTTTCCTTTGCAAGGAATGAGTTTTCGAGGAAAAATCTTTGGGCAAATGTACTATAAGGGAATTAAAGTTGATATGCGTAAAAGAATTGTTTATGTTAATGGTCAAGAAATTAACCCTGATAGTGAATATCGAATTGCCTGTTTGGATCATTATGTTTTAGTACCGTTTTTCCCAACTTTAGCCATTGTTGGTGAAAATGAATTTTTATTCCCACAATTTTTGCGTGAAGTTGTTGGTGATTATTTGGCTAAAAAATATCCTTTACCAGCAAGAAGTGAAATTAATGACTGA
- a CDS encoding glycerophosphodiester phosphodiesterase has translation MKFKRQIFWITFLSLIFFINSGFTVVGHRGDPIKYPEETIQSDNSAFNSGADYVELDLQLSKDGVLVIAHDDDLYRVTHTHAIVSQNNFDTLKQLSYDNGEHVMSLNELFKHYQNKPNTKFVLETKIDHSLNPSYELEDKIAQVVKDYHMQKRIMIHSFSAASLFHLRKLMPDAYLILIVGSLKRINFSILPQVNAVNASSDIVQEHPFLIHWLHKLNKQLYVWAEMDESPALWHWLINRNVDGVVTNFPATGFKYKLAKSGTKKYSITQTGIYFGKTKTATMMNPYIRIKEKKYVYPGQKLNIMYGVRIDDQLFYQIAEKTFISAQFVNLDLRAKDIAPYQNKKILAKPNTKVRIYKLPDNQAKTPKYLPEKIFKIQNFNGSPKNMWIYTKLGWVKAKDILFYGFFNKNDFKDYDLLPRVSQYTNLALLPYNPNELVTSSSYWQRQKATNKILY, from the coding sequence ATGAAATTTAAACGCCAAATCTTTTGGATCACTTTTTTAAGCTTAATCTTTTTTATAAACAGTGGCTTCACTGTCGTCGGCCATCGCGGAGATCCTATCAAATATCCTGAAGAAACTATTCAGTCTGATAATTCCGCCTTTAATTCTGGGGCCGACTACGTTGAACTCGATCTTCAACTTTCTAAAGATGGAGTCTTAGTCATCGCCCATGATGACGATCTTTACCGAGTTACGCATACACATGCAATTGTATCACAAAATAATTTTGATACACTTAAACAACTAAGCTACGATAATGGTGAACATGTAATGTCACTTAACGAATTGTTTAAACATTATCAGAATAAGCCAAATACTAAATTTGTTTTAGAAACTAAAATTGACCACAGTCTTAATCCTTCTTATGAACTTGAAGATAAAATCGCACAAGTAGTTAAAGATTATCATATGCAAAAAAGAATTATGATCCATTCTTTTTCTGCAGCCAGCTTATTTCACCTAAGAAAATTAATGCCCGATGCTTACTTGATCTTAATCGTTGGTAGCTTAAAAAGAATTAATTTTAGTATTTTACCACAGGTTAACGCAGTAAATGCTTCTTCAGACATTGTACAAGAGCATCCCTTCTTAATCCATTGGCTCCATAAATTGAATAAACAGTTATATGTTTGGGCAGAAATGGATGAATCACCTGCTCTTTGGCACTGGTTAATCAATCGAAATGTAGATGGAGTAGTTACTAATTTTCCAGCTACAGGTTTTAAATATAAATTAGCTAAAAGTGGTACCAAAAAATATTCAATTACTCAAACTGGAATTTATTTTGGTAAAACTAAAACTGCTACGATGATGAACCCATACATTCGCATTAAAGAAAAAAAGTATGTTTATCCTGGACAGAAATTAAATATAATGTACGGCGTACGAATTGATGATCAGCTCTTTTATCAAATCGCTGAAAAGACTTTTATCTCTGCTCAATTCGTTAACCTTGATCTGCGGGCAAAAGATATTGCACCTTATCAAAATAAAAAAATTTTGGCCAAACCTAATACCAAAGTACGTATTTATAAATTACCTGATAACCAAGCGAAAACTCCAAAATACTTACCAGAAAAAATATTTAAAATTCAAAATTTCAATGGAAGTCCTAAAAATATGTGGATTTATACAAAACTTGGTTGGGTCAAAGCTAAAGACATCTTATTTTATGGTTTCTTTAACAAAAATGATTTTAAGGACTACGATTTGTTGCCACGAGTTAGCCAATATACTAATTTAGCCTTACTACCATATAATCCTAATGAATTAGTTACCTCATCAAGTTATTGGCAAAGGCAAAAAGCTACTAATAAAATTTTATACTAA